The Nitrosopumilus cobalaminigenes genome contains a region encoding:
- a CDS encoding type II glyceraldehyde-3-phosphate dehydrogenase gives MKNIFVNGYGSIGSRIVSFLKDDPEISVVGIGKYSPDEKVQEAISKGLDVYVPESKMESFSNYKISGSIESALDKSDLVIDAAPGGHGYKNKKNLYEPKNIPAIYQGGESTIGSEAVSDLLFNSRANYDQALGKYHVMQGSCNVTGMGRILEPLRDKFGDQLVRFDVTLVRRWADIEQTEKKLSDTIEMTEKPHHGDDVKLYFGKDAPLYVRAIKVPTRQMHLHIMDIRFKNNAPKPSEIHDVFTNEFGVATLWTAKGTKDVRDYAQNMGFNFIDTNMIHIHANMTTSIGDTVQMMYSDDQTGIVIPENHMLMQAMLFDKSYQDAFAHTESIFHMKEKKKKLQEHFAKNN, from the coding sequence ATGAAGAACATTTTCGTTAATGGGTATGGCTCTATTGGAAGTAGAATAGTTTCATTTCTTAAAGATGATCCAGAAATTTCAGTAGTTGGAATTGGGAAATATTCTCCTGATGAAAAAGTTCAAGAGGCGATTTCTAAAGGATTAGATGTTTATGTTCCAGAATCAAAAATGGAATCCTTTTCAAATTATAAGATTTCAGGTTCTATAGAATCTGCATTAGATAAATCAGATTTAGTTATTGATGCAGCTCCTGGCGGACATGGTTACAAAAATAAAAAAAATCTTTACGAACCAAAAAATATTCCTGCCATTTATCAGGGTGGTGAATCTACAATTGGCTCTGAAGCAGTTTCTGATTTATTATTTAATTCTCGAGCAAATTATGATCAAGCACTTGGAAAATACCATGTAATGCAAGGCAGTTGCAATGTTACTGGTATGGGAAGAATTTTAGAACCATTACGTGATAAATTTGGGGATCAATTAGTTAGATTTGATGTGACTCTTGTAAGAAGATGGGCAGATATTGAACAAACTGAAAAAAAACTATCTGACACAATTGAGATGACTGAAAAACCTCATCACGGGGATGATGTTAAACTATACTTTGGAAAAGATGCCCCTCTATATGTTCGTGCAATCAAAGTCCCAACAAGACAAATGCACTTACACATAATGGATATTAGATTCAAAAATAATGCACCTAAACCTTCAGAAATCCATGATGTATTTACTAATGAGTTTGGTGTGGCTACATTATGGACTGCAAAAGGTACCAAAGATGTAAGAGATTATGCGCAAAATATGGGATTTAACTTTATAGATACAAACATGATTCACATTCATGCAAACATGACTACTTCCATAGGTGATACGGTTCAAATGATGTATTCGGATGATCAAACTGGGATTGTAATTCCTGAAAATCACATGTTAATGCAGGCAATGTTATTTGATAAATCATATCAAGATGCATTTGCACATACTGAATCAATATTTCATATGAAAGAAAAGAAAAAAAAGTTACAAGAACATTTTGCTAAAAATAACTAG
- a CDS encoding glycosyltransferase family 2 protein — MDKNLIISKLADAMEQSIGDNGRNQYLIKRLNQNREIINSDRLYLERILGLEIRDIESKKDKTVQHTTRKDKSVFLNPKMIKCSECKIEIKLDEKSSRYKNNWYHEICVKPLLEKNKIIPPKIQEIDKKKPDPIQIGLTVAIVGFLVTSVYFILGPLSMIAMGMGGVITLYQVLGSTGKLYSKNETGRRAPSIFLIFLLGSPFIIGTMIAYEGYTLLESPVRIILLWALTISFWSVMLFVPMAVVSKYREDAQADVKTFPKISVVIPAYNEEKVIANTIEGLLETKYPNKEIIFVDDGSKDATLSIASRYKDQIRVLHKENGGKATALNYGMVYAKGEIIVIVDADTIIGRNALKEIVKGFEINEHVAAVAGNIKVRNRMNWITKCQALEYITGIQIIRRAFDVFGSITIVPGALGAFRKSFLTEAGAYGKDTIVEDFDQTIKLLKAGLITQGSSKATAYTEAPNTLKDFVAQRKRWYRGNIQVLKRHSDALTNPRFGYLQRLSLPYLFLGMVVTPIIGFIATANAILGIIMGDGLYILQISLIFIVVHYLMTALALRIDDEDPKLLWHTIFLVFGFKQIVDFLLLKAIIEQLRNKKATWTSAKRIGV, encoded by the coding sequence TTGGATAAAAATCTCATCATCTCAAAGCTAGCAGATGCTATGGAACAATCAATAGGAGATAATGGAAGAAATCAATACCTCATAAAGAGACTAAATCAAAACAGAGAGATCATTAATTCTGATAGATTGTATTTAGAGAGAATTCTAGGGCTAGAGATTAGGGATATAGAATCTAAAAAAGATAAAACTGTTCAACATACTACAAGAAAAGATAAATCCGTTTTTTTAAATCCAAAAATGATAAAATGTTCTGAATGTAAAATTGAAATCAAGCTTGATGAGAAATCATCTAGGTACAAGAATAATTGGTATCATGAAATTTGTGTTAAGCCACTTTTAGAAAAAAACAAGATAATTCCTCCTAAAATTCAAGAAATTGACAAAAAGAAACCAGATCCAATTCAAATTGGATTGACTGTGGCAATTGTTGGGTTTCTAGTAACTAGTGTGTATTTCATTTTAGGTCCATTAAGCATGATTGCGATGGGCATGGGTGGAGTTATCACATTGTATCAAGTCTTAGGATCAACTGGAAAATTATATTCAAAAAATGAAACAGGTAGACGTGCACCTTCAATATTTTTAATATTTCTTTTAGGATCACCGTTCATCATAGGTACTATGATTGCGTATGAGGGATATACACTACTTGAATCACCTGTAAGAATAATTTTGTTATGGGCATTAACCATATCCTTTTGGTCAGTTATGTTGTTTGTTCCAATGGCAGTTGTTAGTAAGTATAGAGAAGATGCACAAGCAGATGTTAAAACATTTCCAAAAATTTCAGTTGTTATCCCTGCATACAATGAAGAAAAAGTTATTGCAAATACAATTGAAGGTCTGTTAGAAACAAAATATCCTAACAAGGAAATAATATTTGTAGATGATGGCAGTAAAGATGCGACATTGTCTATTGCATCAAGGTATAAGGATCAAATCCGTGTTCTTCATAAAGAAAATGGAGGAAAAGCTACTGCATTAAACTATGGTATGGTGTATGCTAAAGGGGAGATAATAGTAATTGTAGATGCAGACACTATCATTGGACGAAATGCCTTAAAAGAAATTGTGAAAGGTTTTGAAATAAATGAACATGTTGCAGCTGTTGCAGGAAATATCAAAGTAAGAAATAGAATGAATTGGATTACAAAATGTCAAGCATTGGAGTACATTACCGGAATCCAAATTATACGAAGAGCATTCGATGTATTTGGTTCAATCACTATAGTTCCTGGTGCATTAGGTGCATTTAGAAAATCATTTTTGACTGAAGCCGGCGCATATGGTAAAGATACTATCGTGGAAGATTTTGATCAAACAATAAAACTTCTCAAAGCAGGATTAATCACTCAGGGAAGTAGCAAGGCTACAGCATATACTGAAGCGCCAAACACCCTGAAAGATTTTGTTGCTCAAAGAAAGCGATGGTACAGAGGCAACATTCAAGTTTTAAAGCGTCATTCGGATGCACTCACAAATCCCAGATTCGGTTATTTGCAGCGATTGTCATTACCATATCTTTTCTTAGGCATGGTTGTGACTCCAATAATTGGATTTATTGCCACAGCTAATGCCATTTTAGGAATTATCATGGGAGATGGATTGTATATTCTTCAAATTTCATTAATTTTCATAGTAGTACATTATTTGATGACTGCATTAGCACTAAGAATAGATGATGAAGATCCAAAATTGCTTTGGCATACAATCTTTTTGGTTTTTGGATTTAAACAGATTGTAGATTTCTTACTACTAAAAGCAATTATAGAACAATTGAGAAACAAGAAAGCTACTTGGACAAGTGCAAAAAGAATAGGTGTATAA
- a CDS encoding polysaccharide deacetylase family protein, whose protein sequence is MNVIFLVSLIALFLSFSISVQNSYAEENETIEVEVKYTNGDIADFNSMKILVYQDFEKEVFLEKKLTSNPDFISVPENHRYKIEVYADGVYGDVEYIQLEDKSEKINIDIPLSGGLQFNVFYKNGETPIEGATVILKSHDNSELRRGLTNDEGNTMRYWIQSTHLQNDHYIADVYLEDLFLTSYFPIKLLPGIATDQKIVTDIPEIIEELVTINLFSGTKKITSNDGDYKIILTNLNGNHVVSSDVNFRGDAQFGNLKSGTYVVKIKSQSNFENLLWPKTIIHVTGDIDNFNIFKNQNNFNLKENPLLSCNCISFRLDDIQDHWLADTQIRIIKLFAEKNIPLTVGIVGELIGTDEKLVSTIKDHVEKNNIEIANHSWDNDALVNLNENVQKEKILNTNQKIIEIFETTPTIFVPPQNLYDSATIDILKENNFSYLISHVDDNDSIFIDDDLFYNVPATTETGILIDSTQWKLHDKEYVKSKIIENLDTKGYSIVMIHPQEFSLNDQGEYDIPNEESLEMLSQLLDEVVLLDSNIVNISKIEPTEAIIEQDVIEEEVIDTCNCVAFRLDGVQDYWLNDVQMEIMSAFAEKNTPLTIGIIANAFGNDPKITEFVNSQLENRNSELEIATKGIGLTPFTNYNKEEQNQNLKDSIDMINLNIGVKPKIFIPPDNKFNSDTLEILQENNITHISVSLVNGDSPPFQFTGEEIYRYPQTTATGKYVSSKNIFEGVENQQIVSETTQSIKNYGFSVISIQPQEFSNVENSTYVNSFNEKQIDELKKLIDELNSMEYRIVPIGKINSNLVVSVPEWIKNNAGWWADGSIDDKTFVQGIEYLVKEEIINVTEQSEISNSEQNVPEWIKNNAGWWADGSIDDKTFVQGIEYLVKVGIISY, encoded by the coding sequence TTGAATGTTATTTTTTTAGTATCCCTAATCGCATTGTTTCTAAGTTTTTCAATATCTGTACAGAATTCATATGCAGAGGAAAATGAAACAATTGAAGTAGAAGTCAAATATACCAATGGAGACATTGCAGATTTCAATTCAATGAAAATTTTAGTTTATCAAGATTTTGAAAAAGAAGTATTTTTAGAAAAGAAATTAACAAGTAACCCTGATTTTATTTCTGTTCCAGAAAATCATAGATATAAAATTGAAGTGTATGCAGACGGAGTTTATGGAGATGTGGAATATATCCAATTAGAAGACAAATCTGAAAAAATTAACATAGATATTCCGTTATCTGGAGGTTTACAGTTTAATGTTTTTTATAAAAATGGAGAAACTCCAATTGAAGGTGCAACTGTAATTCTAAAATCACATGATAATTCAGAATTAAGACGAGGGTTGACAAATGATGAAGGAAATACAATGCGTTATTGGATTCAATCTACACATTTACAAAATGATCATTATATTGCTGATGTATATTTAGAAGACTTGTTTCTAACATCTTATTTTCCAATTAAGCTACTTCCAGGGATAGCTACTGATCAAAAAATTGTTACAGATATTCCAGAGATAATTGAAGAACTAGTTACAATTAACTTGTTTTCAGGCACAAAAAAGATTACCAGTAATGATGGAGATTATAAGATAATTTTAACAAATTTGAATGGAAATCATGTTGTTTCATCAGATGTGAATTTTAGAGGGGATGCACAATTTGGAAATTTGAAATCTGGAACATATGTTGTAAAAATAAAGTCTCAGAGTAATTTTGAGAATCTACTTTGGCCAAAAACAATAATTCATGTTACAGGAGACATAGATAATTTTAACATTTTCAAAAATCAAAATAACTTTAATTTAAAAGAAAATCCATTATTATCCTGTAATTGTATATCATTTCGATTAGATGACATACAGGATCATTGGTTGGCAGATACACAGATAAGAATTATTAAATTATTTGCAGAAAAAAACATCCCATTGACAGTTGGAATTGTTGGTGAATTAATAGGAACAGATGAGAAATTAGTTTCAACAATTAAAGATCATGTTGAAAAAAATAATATTGAAATTGCAAATCATAGTTGGGATAATGATGCACTAGTTAATTTAAATGAGAATGTGCAAAAAGAGAAAATTCTAAATACAAATCAAAAGATCATAGAAATTTTTGAAACTACACCAACAATATTTGTACCGCCTCAAAATTTATACGATTCTGCTACAATTGACATTTTAAAGGAAAATAATTTCTCATATTTAATTTCTCATGTAGATGATAATGATTCAATATTCATAGATGATGATTTATTTTATAATGTTCCTGCAACTACTGAAACTGGAATACTGATTGATTCAACTCAATGGAAACTACATGACAAAGAATATGTCAAAAGTAAAATAATTGAAAATTTGGACACCAAGGGATATTCAATAGTAATGATTCACCCACAAGAATTTTCATTAAATGATCAAGGGGAATACGACATACCGAATGAAGAATCTCTCGAAATGCTAAGTCAACTATTAGATGAAGTTGTATTACTGGACTCTAATATTGTCAATATTAGTAAAATTGAGCCTACAGAAGCGATTATTGAACAAGATGTTATTGAAGAAGAGGTAATTGATACATGCAATTGTGTGGCATTTAGGTTGGATGGAGTGCAAGATTATTGGCTAAATGATGTTCAAATGGAAATAATGAGTGCATTTGCAGAAAAAAATACACCATTAACTATAGGAATAATAGCAAATGCTTTTGGAAATGATCCAAAAATTACTGAATTTGTGAATAGCCAATTAGAAAATAGAAATTCGGAATTAGAGATTGCAACTAAAGGAATAGGGTTAACGCCATTTACAAATTATAATAAAGAAGAACAAAATCAAAATCTAAAAGATTCTATTGATATGATCAATCTTAACATAGGAGTTAAACCCAAAATATTCATTCCGCCAGATAACAAATTTAATTCTGATACATTAGAAATCCTACAAGAAAACAACATCACACACATTAGTGTAAGTTTAGTTAATGGGGATTCACCACCATTTCAGTTTACAGGTGAAGAAATATACAGATATCCTCAAACAACTGCTACTGGAAAATATGTTTCATCAAAAAATATTTTTGAAGGAGTAGAAAACCAACAAATAGTTTCTGAAACAACTCAGAGCATTAAGAATTATGGGTTTTCAGTAATTTCTATTCAGCCTCAAGAATTTTCAAATGTAGAAAATTCCACATATGTTAATTCATTTAATGAAAAACAAATTGATGAATTAAAAAAATTAATTGATGAATTAAACTCTATGGAATATAGAATTGTTCCAATTGGAAAAATAAACTCCAATCTAGTTGTGTCAGTTCCCGAATGGATTAAAAACAATGCAGGGTGGTGGGCAGATGGGTCTATCGATGATAAAACATTTGTTCAAGGAATAGAGTATTTGGTAAAAGAAGAAATCATCAATGTAACTGAACAATCAGAAATATCTAATTCAGAACAAAATGTTCCCGAATGGATTAAAAACAATGCAGGGTGGTGGGCAGATGGGTCTATCGATGATAAAACATTTGTTCAAGGAATAGAGTATTTGGTAAAAGTTGGAATTATTTCGTATTAA
- a CDS encoding response regulator, producing the protein MGSKGSVLIIEDSPAVGMLLAEFMRKLGYEDIKTAESGHAGISLFKEMVQKDITPLIFLDYNLPDSTANSIMSQILPIKPFTKIIIETANGKEEDSIKEVIGLGAYHYLQKPIHFNEVEKIITILEEEESYLEKKSKQPELPKDDDIDEEKIVEHINFILKTTHQISLNKIIQILGFSNDFIETYLKKLENEGKIVQLDNKKEIACNQCDSIRTSQVFYCPNCKGSNFKLGKLIEHYDCGNISEENTYQNDACPNCKKEIKALGVDYRVMQNHYTCNDCNEFFPEISTSYICLKCENKFKLEDARWKSSMNYKVVNTK; encoded by the coding sequence TTGGGTTCCAAAGGTTCAGTATTGATAATTGAGGATAGCCCTGCTGTAGGAATGCTATTGGCTGAATTTATGAGAAAGTTAGGCTATGAAGACATCAAAACTGCTGAATCTGGCCATGCAGGTATTTCTCTATTCAAAGAAATGGTTCAAAAAGACATCACGCCTTTGATCTTCCTTGACTACAATCTTCCTGATAGCACTGCAAATTCTATCATGTCGCAAATTTTACCGATTAAACCATTTACAAAAATCATAATTGAAACTGCAAATGGTAAAGAAGAAGATAGTATCAAAGAAGTAATTGGTTTAGGTGCATATCACTATTTACAAAAACCAATTCACTTTAATGAAGTTGAAAAAATTATCACCATTTTAGAAGAAGAAGAATCTTATCTTGAAAAAAAATCAAAACAACCAGAATTACCAAAAGATGATGATATTGATGAAGAAAAAATTGTTGAACATATTAATTTTATTTTAAAAACAACACATCAAATTAGTCTAAATAAAATCATACAAATTTTAGGATTCTCAAATGATTTCATTGAAACATATTTAAAAAAATTAGAAAATGAAGGGAAAATAGTTCAATTAGATAACAAAAAAGAAATTGCATGCAATCAATGTGATTCTATTCGTACTTCTCAAGTATTTTATTGCCCAAATTGTAAAGGATCAAATTTCAAATTGGGCAAACTAATTGAACACTATGACTGTGGAAATATCTCTGAAGAAAACACATATCAAAATGATGCATGCCCTAACTGTAAAAAAGAGATTAAAGCATTAGGTGTTGATTATAGAGTCATGCAAAATCATTACACTTGTAATGATTGTAATGAATTTTTCCCTGAAATATCTACTAGTTACATTTGTTTGAAATGTGAAAACAAATTCAAATTAGAAGATGCTCGTTGGAAATCAAGCATGAATTACAAAGTAGTTAATACGAAATAA
- a CDS encoding DsbA family protein, whose amino-acid sequence MIHGPSLAIGAIISAIVIIIAFIGFDGMSNPTELKIEPTPTVQQVGPAKITMNTFLANGSPILGNPTAPVTLIEFGDYQCHFCNVFFHSTEDDILKNYVETGKVKMIFKDYNIIGPDSVNASHGAHCASDQGLFWEYHDILYSNWTGENNGWASSENLGKFAQEIGLDMDIWSECMLKGKHSQTILGSNEDAKSLELTGTPAFFVIGPDGKTTRLFGAQPYETFEKVFENELQK is encoded by the coding sequence ATGATACATGGACCTTCACTTGCCATAGGAGCTATCATTTCAGCTATAGTAATTATAATTGCATTTATTGGGTTTGATGGAATGTCAAATCCTACAGAACTAAAAATTGAACCCACACCAACTGTCCAGCAAGTTGGTCCTGCAAAAATTACCATGAATACATTCTTGGCAAACGGTTCCCCAATTCTAGGAAATCCAACTGCCCCAGTTACATTAATTGAATTTGGTGACTATCAATGTCATTTTTGTAATGTTTTCTTTCATTCTACTGAAGATGACATCTTGAAGAATTATGTAGAAACTGGCAAAGTCAAGATGATCTTCAAAGATTACAACATTATTGGTCCAGATTCAGTTAATGCATCTCATGGAGCCCACTGTGCTAGTGATCAAGGACTATTTTGGGAATACCATGACATTTTGTATTCAAACTGGACTGGAGAAAATAATGGATGGGCATCATCAGAAAATCTAGGCAAATTTGCACAAGAAATTGGATTAGACATGGATATTTGGTCAGAATGCATGTTGAAAGGAAAACATTCTCAAACAATACTTGGAAGCAATGAGGATGCAAAAAGTTTGGAATTAACTGGAACCCCAGCATTTTTTGTCATAGGTCCTGATGGAAAAACAACCCGTCTCTTTGGAGCACAACCATATGAGACATTTGAAAAAGTTTTTGAAAATGAATTGCAAAAATAG
- a CDS encoding hydroxymethylglutaryl-CoA synthase family protein: MTAGIDDIAIYIPKLYLDAADFADNRGLDPVKLQKGLGVSQMAIVDANQDPACLAANACLRIMQKNKLSPDDIGRLYVSTESAFDESKAMNSYVIGMLEQVYGQGAFEHCGGVETKFACVSGSYALYDNANWIRADEADGKAALVVVSDIAKYDMGSSGEMTQGAGAVVMLLNDNPRLLAFDPKVTSTSIKDEYDFYRPFGKETPIVHGQYSNLLYMIQVRKALEAYKKKVVSSGLIKMEEGETILDHMDYINMHLPYSNMGKKALAYLVRHEWRQLPRWKKILQEIGIEEPIPKDPRGTIESVLGDEEFMAKDHEFTKLFTKTQAYQEVYESKLSSSLIASSMIGNLYTASLYLGFRSSLEFEYQKGIDLEGKRVGFGSYGSGSSAMVFSGVVQSTYKEMVKNMNLEAEIGDRRRLTWDEYEELHENKLTPEESMMQSKKEFVLVHVDTEKESRGERRYIFNE; the protein is encoded by the coding sequence ATGACAGCTGGAATAGACGACATTGCAATATACATTCCCAAATTGTATCTCGATGCAGCTGATTTTGCAGATAATAGAGGATTAGACCCAGTAAAATTACAAAAAGGTTTAGGAGTTTCACAGATGGCAATAGTTGATGCCAATCAAGACCCAGCATGTCTTGCAGCTAATGCATGTTTACGAATCATGCAAAAAAATAAACTTTCACCTGATGATATAGGCAGATTATACGTTTCAACTGAATCTGCATTTGATGAATCAAAAGCAATGAACTCGTATGTCATTGGAATGTTAGAACAAGTTTACGGTCAAGGTGCATTTGAGCACTGTGGAGGTGTTGAAACAAAATTTGCATGTGTGAGTGGCTCATATGCTCTTTATGACAATGCAAATTGGATTAGAGCAGATGAAGCAGATGGCAAGGCAGCACTTGTAGTAGTTTCAGATATTGCAAAGTACGATATGGGTTCTAGTGGTGAAATGACACAAGGTGCAGGAGCAGTTGTAATGCTTCTAAATGATAATCCAAGATTACTAGCATTTGATCCTAAAGTAACTTCAACATCAATTAAAGATGAATATGATTTCTATAGACCGTTTGGAAAAGAAACTCCAATTGTTCATGGTCAATATTCCAATTTACTTTACATGATTCAGGTAAGAAAAGCACTTGAAGCATACAAGAAAAAAGTTGTCTCATCAGGACTAATCAAAATGGAAGAAGGGGAAACAATTTTGGATCATATGGATTACATCAATATGCACTTACCATACAGCAACATGGGAAAGAAAGCCTTAGCATATCTAGTCAGACATGAATGGAGACAACTCCCAAGATGGAAGAAAATTTTGCAAGAGATTGGAATTGAAGAACCAATTCCAAAAGACCCACGAGGTACAATTGAGTCAGTGTTAGGAGATGAAGAGTTTATGGCAAAAGATCATGAATTCACAAAATTGTTCACCAAAACACAAGCATATCAAGAAGTATACGAATCAAAACTATCAAGCTCACTTATTGCATCAAGTATGATTGGTAATTTGTATACGGCATCACTTTACTTGGGATTCAGAAGTAGTTTAGAATTTGAATATCAAAAAGGAATTGATTTGGAAGGAAAGAGAGTAGGGTTTGGTTCCTATGGTAGTGGAAGTAGTGCAATGGTGTTTAGTGGAGTAGTACAATCAACCTACAAAGAAATGGTAAAAAATATGAATTTGGAAGCAGAAATTGGAGATAGACGAAGACTGACTTGGGATGAATATGAGGAATTACACGAAAATAAACTAACTCCTGAAGAATCAATGATGCAATCAAAGAAAGAATTTGTCTTGGTACATGTAGATACTGAAAAGGAATCTAGAGGAGAAAGACGCTACATCTTTAACGAATAA